The DNA window GCATGGACCGAAACATGCCTGGCGCAACCCTCTATCCTCGAGGCCAGATCCAAAACTTTTTTTGCTTGCGGGTCGACTCTATAAAGATCTTTTAGCTCGTGGTTTATCTCCATAGCTTCTTTTATACCGATATGCGTACCCTGTGGTCCGTGAGGTATCATCTTGGCTATTTTATCACCAAAAGAATAGGGGAGTCCGAGTACCCTAGTAACATCTCGAACCGACGCTCTGGCCTGCATTGTTCCGAATGTTCCGATGTTGGCCACTCGATCTTCACCATATTTCTTGCGTACATAATCGATCACCTCGTCACGTCTTGAATCTTGGATATCGCAATCTACATCTGGTGGGGTCGGTCTTTTCTTTGTTAAAAATCTCTCAAAGGGCAGCTGGAAGCGCAAAGGGTTGACCGAAGTTATGCCCATAGCATAAGACACCAAAGAACCAGAAGCCGAGCCTCTGGTAGTCGCAATTATATCTTGGCTTCTGGCCCAGTTCATAAAATCAGCCACAATCAAAAAATAGTGGTCATAGCCTTTTGATATTATAATATCCAACTCATAATCCAGCCGCTCCTTATCTTCTTTTGTTATTTTGCCTTCTCTTTTTTGCAACCCTTCATATGTTAGCTTGGTCAAATATTCGGAGGCACTTGTGCCTTCAGGCGTGGGATATTTTGGGAAGTGCCAACTAGTCAGATCCAGTTCTAGATTACATTCGTCTGCTATTTTTTGGGTATTATCAAATGCTTCTGGACAGCCGAGCTCCCGACAATATTCAAACAGCACTTCCGGCGCCACAAAAGAGGCATCAAAGCTCGTCATGTCTAGCCTGTTTTTGTCGTTAACAGTTTTGCCGGTCTGAATACACACCAGGGCATCTTGAGCTTCATTGTCGCTCGGGTCAATATAATGAGAATCTTTGGTTATTATTAATGGCAGGCCAGTCTCCTTGGCCAGCTTTATGATCAGATGGTTTACTTCTATTTGTTTTCGGAGCTCTGGGTGGTGTTCAATCTCCAAATAAAAATTACCACTCCCAAACATTTCTTCATAAAATTTGGCTGCCTCTTTTGCTTCCTCATATTTATTATCCAAGAGCAACTGAGGTATTTTACCCTTGAGACAGGCACTCGAAGCAATTAGTCCCTCAGCATGTTCTCTCAAAATATAATTATCAATCCTGGGTTTATAATAAAAACCTTCGAGATGCGCTACCGTCGTCAAGTATATGAGATTTTTATAACCAGTCTCATTTTTGGCAAAAAGTAAAAGATGATTGTATTTCGTATCAGTACCCGGGGTTTTGTCTGTCAGTCTTCTCGGTGCAATATAAACCTCCATGCCCATAATAGGTTTTATGCCCTGTTTGCGGCATTCCTTGTAAAATTCCAAAGAACCATACATGACCCCATGGTCAGTCAAGGCCAAAGCCGACATGTCATACTCCTTTGCCTTTGATACCAAATCGGGTATTTTTGATAGCCCATCCAAAAGAGAATAGTGGCTATGGGTATGTAGATGGACAAAATCTTTCATAAATACATTTATCTGATAATTACTTCATTATAACCCCTCTATTTTTTCTTGCCAAATCTTTTATTATTTCTTAGGATTTTGTATAATTAATTTATATGAGGAGAAGAAAAAAGCTTTCTTATTATTTAGTCTCAATTTTTGTCGCCGGGTTGCTTCTGGCCGCTTTTATCTGGGCTATTTTCAATGTGCTTGATTTTAGCAGTAGCGCTGGTGAAGCCCGTTTTGGTGTTACCTTCAGCCACAAATACACTTCCGAGAATCTCGGGCTTGATTGGAAAAAAGTATATCTGGCCATTGTTGATGATTTGGGGGTCAAAGACATACGCCTTGTTTCTCCTTGGGACTGGACGGAAAAAGAAGAGGGGCAATACAATTTTGCTGATCTAGACTGGATGATTCAAGAAGCCGGTAAAAGAAACATCAATATTGTCCTGGCTATTGGCCGGCGCACGCCTCGCTGGCCAGAGTGCCATGACCCCCTCTGGCTCAAGGAGCTCACCAAAGAAGAACAAGAAAAAAAATTATTAGCGCTGATAGAGAGAACCATCAATCATTTTCAGAAATACAAAAATATAAAAATTTGGCAGGTGGAAAATGAACCGTTTTTAGAATTCTTTGGCCAATGCCCCAAGCCAGATCAGGAGCTAATCGCCAAAGAGGTGAAATTAGTAAAACTATTGGATGCTCGCCCGATTATGGTGACTGATACTGGTGAGCTCTCTAATTGGCAAAGGGCAGGGTCTCTGGCCGATATCTTGGGCGTGACAATGTACAAGACTGTTTGGAATGATTTTATGGGCATCTGGCGCTATCCTTGGCCGCCGGCCTACTATTATTACAAAGCCCAAAGTATCAAAAAAAATTACCCCTCTGTCAATCAAGTTATTGTTTCGGAGCTGCAAGCCGAACCTTGGAGCATCCATGGTAAAAACATAAAACTCTTTGATATTGATGACCAGTTTGACTTATTTAGCTTGGGTGACTTCAAACGCAATCTGAAATATGTAAAAAAAGCCGGTTTCCCAGAATCATATCTTTGGGGCGTCGAATGGTGGTATTGGCTGAAAACAGAGAAAAACCACCCAGAATTTTGGAATACGGCCCAAAAAATTTGGCAAAAATAGGGTCGTTTGGTATAATAAAGTCATTATTAGGCCCTTTAAAATTTGTAATTATATGGCCAAAAAAGTATTAATAATTGAAGACGAGCAAACACTAGTCAAGGCATTGGAGCAGGTGCTGAAAGAGAAAGGTTATGATATTGAAGTCGCCATTGACGGCGAGGAAGGTTTTAAAAAAATCGTTTCTTTCGAGCCCGATTTAGTTCTCCTTGATCTTATTTTGCCAAAACTTGATGGCTTTTCTGTTCTTGCCAAGATGAAAGAAGCCGGCCTGACAGGCAAGATCCCTGTTGTTGTTATGACCAATCTTTCTGATGTCGGTGACAAAGTACTTTCTCTCGGGGCTGATAAATGCTTGATAAAATCTGACTTATCGGTTGATGAGATACAGGACGTAGTCCACGAAAAATTGCAATAATTTATTTTTATTATATGGCAAAAAAAATTCTAATCATCGAGGATGAGGTGGCTTTGGCCGATGCTATGAAGGTTGGTCTTACGGATGCTGGTTATGAGGCCGATACCGCCTATGACGGCGAAGATGGCATGGTCAAGGTCAAAAGCCTTACTCCCGATCTTGTTTTGTTGGACCTGATGCTACCCAAAAAAGATGGCATGACTATTTTGAAAGAGATGCGCGCTGATTCTGCTACCGCCGACATCCCCGTCATGATCCTATCTCAGCTCTCTGACACAGAAAAGATTAGTGAGGGCGTTTCCCTTGGGGTGGTTGGTTATTTGGTAAAGGTTGACTTTAGCTTGGCCGAGGTGGTTGAAAAAGTAAAAAAAGCCCTAGGTGATTAATGCTAATAAATAGCTACAATAGGCGGGTATTTTCCCGCCTTTTTTATTGAACACTTGTTTGTTTTTAG is part of the Candidatus Kuenenbacteria bacterium genome and encodes:
- a CDS encoding response regulator; translation: MAKKVLIIEDEQTLVKALEQVLKEKGYDIEVAIDGEEGFKKIVSFEPDLVLLDLILPKLDGFSVLAKMKEAGLTGKIPVVVMTNLSDVGDKVLSLGADKCLIKSDLSVDEIQDVVHEKLQ
- a CDS encoding response regulator transcription factor: MAKKILIIEDEVALADAMKVGLTDAGYEADTAYDGEDGMVKVKSLTPDLVLLDLMLPKKDGMTILKEMRADSATADIPVMILSQLSDTEKISEGVSLGVVGYLVKVDFSLAEVVEKVKKALGD